The proteins below come from a single Fusobacterium nucleatum genomic window:
- a CDS encoding MATE family efflux transporter, whose product MNIKEFLFEDKELIKRIFKIAIPSLFDLLAQTLIATSDMIMVSSIGASAISSVGVGSAAFNAIIPALIAVAIGTTAILSRAYGAKNKEEGQKALMQSYFIAVPIGIFLMLLFFFFAEPIIKIVGNAKDLNLKDAIIYQKTTAIGFIFLSIGITTFYAFRALGKNKIPMIGNTMVLVINIIFNYLFIYVLKWGVFGAALATSIARGSVVIMCVYLIFISKKQWISFNIKKMKFDYFTAKRIIKVGIPAAAEQLALRFGMLIFEIMVISLGNLNYAAHKIALTAESFSFNLGFAVSLAATALVGQELGKNSPKNALKNGYICTIIGLIIMSSMGLLFFIAPNLLISLFTDDPQVISLSTMALRLVSICQPFLAISMILSGALRGAGATKSVLFITFFGIFLVRIPITYVFLYIFNMGLAGAWIVMTIDLIFRSSLCFYTFKKGKWKYLKV is encoded by the coding sequence ATGAATATAAAAGAGTTTTTATTTGAAGATAAAGAACTCATTAAAAGAATTTTTAAAATAGCTATCCCTTCTCTTTTTGATTTGCTTGCTCAAACATTGATTGCAACTTCTGATATGATAATGGTGTCTAGTATAGGTGCTTCTGCAATAAGTTCTGTTGGAGTTGGGAGTGCAGCATTCAATGCTATTATTCCTGCATTGATAGCAGTAGCAATAGGGACAACTGCTATTTTAAGTAGAGCTTACGGTGCTAAAAATAAAGAAGAAGGACAAAAGGCTTTAATGCAGAGTTATTTTATAGCTGTTCCTATTGGAATTTTTCTAATGCTTTTATTTTTCTTTTTTGCTGAACCTATTATAAAAATTGTAGGAAATGCAAAAGACTTAAATTTAAAAGATGCTATTATATATCAAAAGACAACAGCTATTGGCTTTATATTTTTATCTATTGGAATAACTACTTTTTATGCTTTTAGAGCCTTAGGAAAAAATAAAATTCCAATGATAGGGAATACTATGGTACTTGTTATAAATATAATATTTAATTATCTTTTTATATATGTTCTAAAATGGGGAGTTTTTGGAGCAGCACTTGCTACCTCAATAGCAAGAGGTTCTGTTGTAATTATGTGTGTATATTTAATTTTTATCAGTAAAAAACAATGGATTTCATTTAATATAAAAAAAATGAAATTTGATTACTTCACTGCTAAAAGAATTATTAAAGTTGGAATACCAGCTGCTGCTGAACAACTTGCATTAAGATTTGGTATGCTTATTTTTGAAATAATGGTTATATCACTAGGAAACTTAAATTATGCTGCACATAAGATTGCACTTACAGCTGAGTCATTTTCATTTAATTTAGGTTTTGCAGTATCTCTTGCAGCAACGGCTTTGGTAGGACAGGAATTAGGGAAGAATTCCCCTAAAAATGCTTTAAAAAATGGGTATATTTGTACTATCATAGGGCTTATAATTATGTCTTCTATGGGATTACTATTTTTTATAGCACCTAATTTATTGATTTCATTATTTACAGATGATCCACAAGTTATTTCTTTATCAACAATGGCACTAAGACTTGTTTCCATCTGTCAACCTTTCCTAGCAATATCAATGATACTATCTGGTGCATTAAGAGGAGCAGGAGCAACAAAATCTGTACTTTTTATTACATTTTTTGGAATATTCTTAGTAAGAATACCAATAACTTATGTATTTTTATATATTTTTAATATGGGACTTGCTGGAGCTTGGATAGTAATGACAATAGATTTAATTTTTAGAAGTTCACTATGTTTTTATACATTTAAAAAAGGAAAATGGAAATACTTAAAAGTATAA